The sequence ccacactaacccactacctgtatgtctcctctgtctagtatcagtaacccacactaaccctgtacctgtatgtctcctctgtctagtatCAGTAACTCACTACCtttatgtctcctctgtctaggataagtaacccacactaacccactacctgtatgtctcctctgtcaaTCTGTTTTCTACTCAGAGAATGATGCATAGTTATTAGCTAGTAAGTTTCTACTGAAACAAACTGCCTTTGTGTACCTCAGGAATGCGGCCAAGTGCTGTTTGGGTGTGACCACTGTAAGTGACATGTCCTGTTTTTTGGTATCTGCAAAGGATCCAGCTGGGTGGAGACATGCCAGAGAACAGAAACTAGCTGGAGCAGCAGCACCTAAATATCATCAGAAAAGAGTCATGAAACTGGTGGTTATCACTGTCTGCACTCTATGCCTCCACCCATGTCTTCACACAGCTGCTACCTGCCATGTAGACAAAGAGGTTGTACTTTTCTAGAAAAGATGAGACCCAACAGTGTTTGTTGAACTTTAGACTCTGCACTGTTGAGTGATGGTCAACTGATCCAGATTTGATCTGATAATAAAGTTGCTGTTTGAATAATCTAGTCTCTCTCCCTATTGGTTAGAATCTCCATGACAGGCCTCCCGAGTTGTCGGTgtcctaaggcactgtatcttactgctgtgccactagagatcctggtttgagtccaaaCTCTGTTGACCCAGTAGACCCATGGGGCGGTCCACATtttgcccagcgttgtccgggtttggggagtgtttggccggcagggatgtccttgtgcCAATGCGCacgagcgactcctgtggcgggccgggcgcagtgcacgctgacatggtcgccgggtgtacagtgcacgctgacacggtcgccgggtgtacagtgcacgctgacacggtcgccgggtgtacagtgcacgctgacacggtcgccagtgtttcctccgacacattggtgcttccgggttaagagggcattgtgtcaagaagcagtgcggcttggttgggttgcgtTTCGGGAGGACGcaaggctctcgacctttgcctctcgaGTCCTTATGGATGGTTCAGCGATGGGACGagattgtaactaccaattggaaactAGGAAAAAGGGGTAGAAAAATACAACTATTTTggattttaaataaaaaatacaaaatacattggagAGCAGTTCAGCCCAGTGTAATTCAAACGACAAAATACTCAGAAGTAATTCACATATATGTTTCAAATACATATAACATAAATACTGACCACCTCTGTCTACTAcccaacacactgtcacacttCCTTTCAAAGAAACCACaccccctctacatacagagaacccaGTCCAATAGGAAACCACTCCCCCGCTACATACAGGGAACACAgtccagaaggaagccactccccctctacatacagagaacccagtccaggaggaagccactccccctctacatacagagaacccagtccagtaggaagccactccccctctacatacagagaacccagtccaggaggaagccactccccctctacatacagagaacccaGTCCAGGAGGAAGCCACTCCCTGTCCTCTGGTGTAGAGTTCCATGAAACAGAAAGTAATCTTTCACACTGCCATTGCTTAACCTACGGGAGAGAGCACCAAAATGGCAGAGAATCAGGAACTGTTCTGTTGCTCCATCTGTCTGGATCTACTGAAGGATCCGGTGACTACTGCCTGTGGACACAGTTACTGTATGGGCTGTATTAAAGAAAGCTGGGATCAGGATGATCTGAAAGGTGTCTACAGCTGTCCACAGTGCAGACAGACCTTTATCCCAAGGCCTGTTCTGAACAGGAGCACTGTGCTGACTGAAGTGGTGAAGAAACTGAAGAAGACAGGACTCCAGGCTGCTCCCCCTCAGGCTCTGTGCTATGTtggacctggagatgtggtgtgtgatgtctgcactgggaccagaaagcagaaagccctcatgtcctgtctggcgtgtctggcctcttactgtgagactcacctcCAACCTCACTATGAATCTCCTGCTTTCAAGAAGCACAAGCTGGTCAAAGCCACGGCACAACTACAGGAGAAGATCTGCTCTCATCATGACAAACTACTGGAGGTTTACTGTCGTACCGATCAGCAGTGTATCTGTCTGCTGTGTGTGATGGATGAACATAAAGGCCATGATACAGTGTCAGCTGAGGCAGAGAGGACTGAGAAACAGGTAAGACAAGAACAACTTATTGGTGACTGTCTGATAAACAAAGAATTTAAGATACAGTAGGAACTAAATCTGTTTGAATATGAGATTCAAATTAAATCAACCACGGCAGAACAAATATGAACACAAACCTTGAGTATATAGATATGTTAACCCAGATTCTCCAAATGTATCTCCATTTTCTAAAGTCAAACACTATTATCATTCTGAATGGCCTTTTATgagtccaaagttcagtctcaaccccttgatacatgtaggcctaccataCAAACTATAATCATTCACATtgcaacataatataatattgtaaaGGGACTTCCTCAGGATTGTAGACCTTCCTCTCTATGGCTCATATGTCACATTACTATACTATTGATCTACTGGACTAATAAAGCTTGATAGCTCATTGAAAAGTGATTCTCCACAGAGGCAGCTGGGGATGAGTCAGCAGAAGGTCCAGCAGagattccaggagagagagaaggagctgaaGAATCTCCAAAAAGCTGTGAAGTCTCTCAAGGTGAGTATtgttgaccagaggagacacaccatttcacttctctcctccagtcagagagagagagagagggacccctATTCAATCCCACTGACCCCACTGTTGGGAACAGGCTGTCTGGACCCCTTTCAGAGAATAGACTGGTTAATGTAACTGACTGGGCTGCCTCATCACATAACCATGAGTAACCATGACGACTCATGTCCCCTATACATTAATAtggaactgtctctctctcaattgaattaaattcatagggctttgttggcatggaaatatatgtttacattgccaaagcaagtgaaatagacaataaacaaaagtgaaataaacaatcagaaatgaacagtaaacattacacttggaAGTGatttgggggatgggggagggtctattagaagttagtaggactcttttattttctcagaaGTACTGAGTTAGGTAGGAGGATTTAGAGTGGTGTAAACTGTGATTCaacacactccagcacagtaggtggcgccAAGCACCTTTAACGTTGGTTTGTGGACCACCATcatatcatagaagaagaagttGGTCTGTGAGGGTTTTGTTGTTCCTGAGGAGGGCTACTATTCTTTTCTCTTTTGGTTTTCAAGTATTTTCAGAATGTATTAAAGCCAAAGCTAAAGCTTCCCTAAACAATTCAATATATCAGTCAATATGttttctctgtgatttattttctctccGTCAACCGTTCCATCGCATCTTAACCGTCTTACCGGGCGGGCACTAGGACCcgggggaggctgctgctgcagaggctgctgcacCGCTCGTGACTGTCAGTCCTCCTTGTAGCTCATTGGTTAAGCTGTGGCTCGAGACTGTTAACAGTTAACGGACAGGAAACGGCTCTGACAGGACACATTCATGTCGAGGCAGTGATGTGAATGTGTGGTAagttagaatagagagagagagttttcactACTATAGACTTTGGTCATAATCAAAGCTTTGTTAACCAATAGGTTTTTATGTGAGGCTGCCTGTAAGTTACAGTGTAACAGACGTTACTAACGGTAACGGTGTCTTTTAAATTCGACATAAGTTATGTGGCGatgatatctagttaacgttgtatttaatgtagtgtaatgacctgactagatcataaaggaacaattgtccagacagaggataGACTTACGAATTTACGGTTTATTagcaactttacacaggctactgtttggccttagctcacgccaaataaatgaaagataccccacaagccaatcgggaccttctcttgtgaagcccagacgtaagagagagaacaaaggctgaaccttaacttccaatgccccgccccctccacgccactccgccaaccaccaggatgcccggcatcagaacatcccaggcattcctgtgattggcagatagcaggttgattggcatgtcggaccccgcgaacactgggaactggtaagtacaacacaaccacctactagccgaacacataacacacagctgtctgtgcgggtcgctacagtagttttactatctgtgccaggctataaatgacacagatgatatctagttaacgttgtatttaattgATCACAGCTTTCTGCTTTCCATGTAGAGTTTTTGgtaaaaaacattacatttgattATTTTGTCAGTAATGGCTgcaaaaattggaaaaaatcTTTGTTTATCTTTGTCAAACATCCTGAatgatgatatatatatatatatgatataccAAGAGGTGTGCTGTCTGTCCAGgatggaggagagtagagcaggaccaagaggtgttctgtaactgtctgtccaggagggaggagagtagagcaggaccaagaggtgttctgtacctgtctgtccaggagggaggagagtagagcaggaccaagaggtgttctgtacctgtctgtccaggagggaggagagtagagcaggaccaagaggtgttctgtacttgtctgtccaggagggaggagagtagagcaggacaaagaggtgttctgtacctgtctgtccaggagggaggagagtagagcaggaccaagaggtgttctgtacctgtctgtccaggagggaggagagtagagcaggaccaagaggtgttctgtacctgtctgtccaggagggaggagagtagagcaggaccaagaggtgttctgtacctgtctgtccaggagggaggagagtagagcaggaccaagaggtgttctgtacctgtctgtccaggagggaggagagtagagcaggaccaagaggtgttctgtacctgtctgtctaggagggaggagagtagagcaggaccaagaggtgttctgtacctgtctgtccaggagggaggacaaGGCCTGGTGGACCTGGAGAGCAGGGTGGTAGAGGTCTGACTCAATGAGGTGCAGAGAGACTACTgaacctactgtctctctctgtctgtcaattcaattcaattcaagggctttattgacatgggaaacatgtgttaacattgccaaagcaagtgaggtagataatatataaagtgaaataaacaataaaaattaacagtaaacattacacatagagaagtttcaaaacaataaagacattacaaatgtcatattatatattcagtgttttaacaatgtacaaatggttaaaggacacaagataaaataaataagcataaatatgggttgtatttacaatggtgtttgttcttcactggttgcccttttctcgtggcaacaggtcacaaatcttgctgctgtgatggcacactgtggtatttcacccagtagatatgggagtttttcaaaattggatttgtttttcaaattctttgtggatctgtgtaatctgagggaaatatgtctctctaatatggtcatatattggGCAGGAGGAtctgaagtgcagctcagtttccacctcattttgtgggcagtgagcacatagcctgtcttctcttgagagccatgtctgcctacggcggcctttctcaatagcaaggctatgctcactgagtctgtacatagtcagagCTTTCTttaattcctctctctctctctctctctctctctctctctctctctctctctctctctctgtctctctgtctctctctctctctctctctctctctctctctctctctctgtctctctgtctctctgtctctctgtctctctgtctctctgtctctctgtctctctctctgtctctctgtctctctctctctccagcgctctgcacagtcagcagtagaggacagtgatcagatctttactgagctgatccgctccattgagagaaggagc is a genomic window of Oncorhynchus mykiss isolate Arlee unplaced genomic scaffold, USDA_OmykA_1.1 un_scaffold_121, whole genome shotgun sequence containing:
- the LOC110518290 gene encoding E3 ubiquitin/ISG15 ligase TRIM25 isoform X2 yields the protein MAENQELFCCSICLDLLKDPVTTACGHSYCMGCIKESWDQDDLKGVYSCPQCRQTFIPRPVLNRSTVLTEVVKKLKKTGLQAAPPQALCYVGPGDVVCDVCTGTRKQKALMSCLACLASYCETHLQPHYESPAFKKHKLVKATAQLQEKICSHHDKLLEVYCRTDQQCICLLCVMDEHKGHDTVSAEAERTEKQRQLGMSQQKVQQRFQEREKELKNLQKAVKSLKRSAQSAVEDSDQIFTELIRSIERRSSEVKELIRAQEKAQVSQAEGLLEQLKQEIAELRKRSTELEQLSHTEDHIHFLQSYQSLSSITVSSDLPSIVVRPLQSFGDVSKTVSELREKLEDFLKGEWTKISTTVNIVDVVLPPEPKTREQLLQLSLISLLARS